A section of the Verrucomicrobiota bacterium genome encodes:
- a CDS encoding CRISPR-associated endonuclease Cas3'', which yields MNATQLLAHPDQSLVKHLLGVARRAKEFAARFQGENHAELAGLLHDLGKAEKEFQDRIAGKKADTPSSRRPPPVAFWRPSS from the coding sequence ATGAACGCCACTCAACTCTTGGCCCACCCGGACCAATCGCTCGTTAAACATCTCTTGGGTGTGGCCCGCCGTGCAAAAGAGTTCGCCGCTCGCTTCCAAGGGGAGAATCACGCTGAGTTGGCGGGGCTGCTCCACGACTTGGGCAAGGCCGAGAAGGAGTTCCAAGACCGGATAGCGGGCAAAAAAGCTGATACCCCCTCATCACGCCGTCCGCCGCCCGTGGCATTCTGGAGGCCATCCTCATGA
- the cas1 gene encoding CRISPR-associated endonuclease Cas1 produces the protein MKPIEKPESGNRHNKVGFRWVITRLGIINKGTMFSILRNELGYGAHQKPENATGYDINADRIRAQRHSLVLKDVEYLQARMTGVADTSVTLRRAQFRAADDSAKCAGIARQIIAGKLQNSRNSLLRAARETEISDHKSQIAEATDALARQIQELGRWTTERLREPGALDALRGAEGMGAQTYFSVFTLLLKQQRDEFTFTTRTRRPPRDRINCLLSFLYALVRHDCIAGLTSIGLDPFVGFLHAERPNRPALALDLMEEFRPWLADRLAVTLVNRQQVGTEDFKMREGGAVEFTDAGRKRVIKAYQERKQEKLTHPLLDQEFRLAQIPFVQARVLARHLRGDLTDYIPLVPK, from the coding sequence ATGAAGCCCATCGAAAAGCCCGAATCCGGCAATCGCCACAACAAGGTCGGCTTCCGCTGGGTCATCACCCGTTTGGGCATCATCAACAAGGGGACGATGTTCTCGATTCTTCGCAATGAACTCGGATACGGCGCGCATCAGAAACCGGAGAACGCCACCGGTTATGACATCAATGCCGACCGCATCCGCGCCCAACGCCACAGCCTCGTTCTCAAAGACGTGGAATACCTGCAAGCGCGGATGACGGGTGTCGCCGACACCAGCGTCACTCTCCGCCGCGCACAATTCCGGGCCGCCGATGATTCGGCCAAATGCGCCGGCATCGCGCGGCAGATCATCGCCGGCAAACTTCAAAACAGCCGCAACTCTCTCTTGCGCGCCGCTCGCGAAACTGAAATCTCCGATCACAAATCTCAGATCGCTGAGGCCACCGACGCTCTCGCCCGACAGATTCAAGAACTGGGCCGCTGGACGACGGAGCGACTTCGCGAACCTGGCGCGCTCGACGCTCTGCGCGGCGCGGAAGGCATGGGCGCGCAGACTTACTTCAGCGTCTTCACCCTATTGCTCAAACAACAGCGCGATGAATTCACGTTCACCACGCGCACGCGGCGTCCGCCCCGCGACCGTATCAATTGCCTTCTCTCATTCCTTTACGCACTGGTGCGGCACGATTGTATCGCCGGACTCACGAGCATCGGCCTTGATCCGTTCGTTGGTTTCCTGCACGCCGAACGCCCGAACCGTCCGGCGCTGGCGCTGGATTTGATGGAAGAATTTCGCCCTTGGCTGGCCGACCGGCTGGCGGTCACGCTCGTCAACCGGCAGCAAGTCGGGACGGAAGATTTCAAAATGCGTGAAGGCGGCGCGGTGGAGTTCACGGATGCCGGCCGCAAGCGCGTCATCAAAGCCTATCAGGAACGCAAGCAGGAGAAACTCACGCACCCGCTGCTCGATCAGGAGTTTCGTCTAGCGCAGATCCCTTTCGTGCAGGCGCGCGTTCTGGCCCGTCATCTGCGCGGCGACTTGACGGATTACATTCCGCTCGTTCCCAAGTGA
- the cas2 gene encoding CRISPR-associated endonuclease Cas2, giving the protein MLILVTYDVSTVEAAGRRRLRRVAQACEDYGTRVQKSVFECQVGQKEWASLRDRLLREINAEEDSLRFYFLDEKAVQRTEHHGVDKPVDLTEPLIL; this is encoded by the coding sequence GTGCTCATCCTGGTCACCTACGACGTTTCGACCGTGGAAGCCGCTGGCCGGCGTCGGCTGCGGCGCGTGGCGCAGGCTTGTGAGGACTACGGAACGCGCGTGCAGAAGTCGGTGTTCGAATGTCAGGTTGGCCAGAAGGAATGGGCGTCGTTGCGCGACCGGCTGCTCCGAGAGATCAACGCGGAGGAAGACTCACTCCGCTTTTACTTTCTCGACGAAAAAGCCGTTCAACGCACCGAACATCACGGCGTTGACAAGCCGGTGGATTTGACGGAGCCGCTGATTTTATGA
- a CDS encoding glycosyltransferase, which translates to MKISVIVPAYNEEKLLAKSAGCIQTAFGAFDRLAWEHELIVCDNNSTDRTAELARSAGATVVFEPVNQISRARNRGAAAATGDWLVFIDADSYPSAELFGEVAAAIQTGRCVAGGCLVRPDGWNFPTQLFVQVWNVISRLTRWAAGSFIFCEASAFRRIGGFNLDLFVTEEIDLSKRLKQLAQETGKQMVILRRHPLMTSDRKLKLYSAREVLRFSANMVFRPKHTLKDRAACHPWYDGRR; encoded by the coding sequence GTGAAAATCTCTGTCATTGTCCCGGCTTACAACGAGGAGAAGCTCCTCGCCAAATCCGCCGGCTGTATCCAGACCGCGTTTGGCGCGTTTGATCGCCTGGCTTGGGAACATGAACTAATCGTGTGCGACAACAATTCGACGGACCGGACGGCCGAACTGGCGCGGTCGGCCGGAGCGACGGTGGTCTTTGAGCCGGTTAATCAAATCTCTCGCGCACGCAATCGCGGCGCCGCGGCGGCGACCGGCGACTGGCTGGTGTTCATCGACGCGGATTCGTATCCATCGGCGGAGCTGTTTGGCGAGGTGGCGGCGGCGATTCAAACCGGGCGCTGTGTGGCCGGCGGTTGTCTGGTGCGGCCCGACGGCTGGAATTTCCCCACGCAGTTGTTCGTGCAGGTCTGGAATGTGATCAGCCGTCTCACGCGCTGGGCGGCGGGCTCGTTCATTTTCTGCGAGGCGTCGGCGTTCCGACGCATCGGCGGTTTCAATCTCGACTTGTTCGTGACCGAGGAGATTGATCTGAGCAAACGACTGAAGCAATTGGCGCAGGAGACCGGAAAACAGATGGTCATTTTGCGCCGGCATCCGCTGATGACTTCGGACCGCAAACTGAAACTTTACTCGGCCCGCGAGGTTTTACGTTTTTCGGCGAACATGGTTTTTCGTCCGAAGCACACTTTGAAGGATCGCGCGGCCTGTCATCCTTGGTATGATGGCAGGCGCTGA
- a CDS encoding bifunctional UDP-3-O-[3-hydroxymyristoyl] N-acetylglucosamine deacetylase/3-hydroxyacyl-ACP dehydratase, with amino-acid sequence MLQQQTIGKPVSYSGIGLHSGNRVAMSFLPGAPNSGIRFRRVDLEGNPEIEARVENVSETTRSTTLSKGNIKIHTVEHVLAALAGCGIDNAVVELDANEPPVGDGSAREYCRMIESAGLVPQADRREPYTVTAPIELQMGETVMSIFPNDTFKITCTSADKQGRFTQFYSVELSPKTWERELAHARTFCFYEEIEFLIKNGLIKGGSLENAVVIREDAVLTNEPLRYPEEFVRHKILDIVGDLSLLGRPLCGHLIAVKPSHTANCELTRQISAQMRKPLVAAQTFAPPPVAQRNSATTELSSIDNPIQDGRMLDIAQVLKILPHRYPFLMIDKVTKIEGNKITALKNVSVNEPYFQGHFPNHPIMPGVLQLEAVAQAAGILMLKQAENAGKLAYFMSAENVKWRKPVRPGETLTISVELTKSRGKIGKAKGVCYVDGDEVSEAEVTFMLMDG; translated from the coding sequence GTGCTGCAACAACAAACGATTGGCAAGCCCGTCTCCTACTCCGGGATCGGCTTGCACAGCGGGAATCGGGTGGCGATGTCGTTCCTGCCGGGCGCGCCCAATTCGGGAATTCGTTTTCGAAGGGTTGATCTGGAGGGCAACCCGGAGATCGAAGCGCGCGTGGAGAACGTAAGCGAAACCACCCGCTCCACGACGCTTTCCAAAGGCAATATCAAGATCCACACGGTCGAACACGTGCTGGCGGCCTTGGCGGGTTGCGGCATCGACAATGCCGTCGTGGAACTGGACGCCAACGAGCCGCCGGTCGGCGATGGCAGCGCGCGCGAATATTGCCGGATGATCGAATCGGCGGGCCTCGTGCCGCAGGCGGACCGGCGCGAACCGTACACGGTGACGGCGCCCATCGAGTTGCAGATGGGAGAAACGGTGATGTCCATTTTCCCGAACGACACGTTCAAGATCACCTGCACGAGCGCGGACAAACAGGGACGGTTCACGCAGTTTTACAGTGTGGAACTGTCCCCAAAAACCTGGGAGCGCGAACTGGCCCACGCCCGCACGTTTTGCTTTTACGAGGAAATCGAGTTCCTGATCAAGAACGGCTTGATCAAAGGCGGCAGTCTCGAAAACGCCGTCGTCATCCGCGAGGACGCCGTGCTGACCAACGAGCCGCTGCGGTATCCCGAAGAATTTGTCCGCCACAAGATCCTCGACATCGTGGGCGATCTTTCGCTGCTGGGTCGTCCGCTGTGCGGTCATCTGATCGCGGTGAAGCCGAGTCACACCGCGAATTGTGAACTGACGCGGCAGATCAGCGCCCAGATGCGCAAGCCGCTCGTCGCCGCGCAGACGTTCGCGCCGCCGCCCGTCGCGCAAAGAAATTCAGCGACGACAGAGCTTTCGTCGATTGACAACCCGATCCAGGACGGCCGCATGCTTGACATCGCCCAAGTGTTGAAGATTCTGCCGCACCGTTACCCCTTCTTGATGATTGACAAGGTGACGAAGATCGAGGGCAACAAGATCACCGCGTTGAAAAACGTCAGCGTCAACGAGCCGTATTTTCAGGGGCACTTCCCCAATCACCCGATCATGCCCGGCGTTTTGCAACTGGAAGCGGTCGCGCAAGCGGCGGGCATTCTCATGCTCAAGCAGGCCGAAAATGCGGGCAAGCTCGCCTATTTCATGTCGGCAGAGAATGTGAAGTGGCGCAAACCGGTGCGGCCCGGCGAGACGCTCACCATCAGTGTCGAACTGACCAAATCGCGCGGCAAGATCGGCAAGGCCAAGGGCGTTTGCTACGTCGATGGCGACGAAGTGAGCGAAGCCGAGGTGACGTTCATGCTGATGGACGGCTGA
- the lpxA gene encoding acyl-ACP--UDP-N-acetylglucosamine O-acyltransferase: protein MTHPTAAIHPQAQIGTSCEIGPYCVIGETVELGEGCRLHSHVVIDGHTRLGKGNEVFPFASIGLQTQDLKWKGGITRTEIGDHNTFREYVTINSATGDGEATTVGSHNHILAYSHIAHNVTLGSHVIMSNVATLAGHVTVEDYAVVGGLAAIHQFCRIGKMAIIGGCSKVVQDVPPFMLADGNPAETRTINKIGLERNGVSEEAQAALRQAYKILFREGLTIPNALARIEAELPQLPEVQHLVQFVRASGRGISK from the coding sequence ATGACCCATCCAACCGCCGCCATCCATCCGCAAGCGCAGATTGGCACCAGTTGCGAGATCGGGCCGTATTGCGTCATTGGGGAGACTGTTGAGCTTGGTGAGGGTTGCCGCTTGCATTCTCACGTGGTGATCGATGGTCACACGCGGTTGGGAAAAGGGAACGAAGTTTTTCCGTTCGCGAGCATCGGTCTGCAGACGCAGGATTTGAAATGGAAGGGCGGCATCACCAGAACGGAGATCGGCGACCACAACACCTTTCGTGAATACGTCACCATCAACAGCGCCACCGGCGACGGCGAAGCAACCACCGTTGGTTCGCACAACCACATCCTCGCGTACTCGCACATTGCGCACAACGTGACGCTCGGCAGTCACGTCATCATGTCGAACGTGGCCACGCTCGCGGGACATGTCACGGTGGAGGATTACGCCGTGGTCGGCGGCCTCGCAGCCATTCACCAGTTTTGTCGCATCGGGAAAATGGCCATCATCGGCGGCTGCTCCAAGGTCGTGCAGGACGTGCCGCCCTTCATGCTGGCCGACGGCAACCCAGCCGAGACGCGCACCATCAACAAAATCGGCCTGGAACGCAACGGAGTTTCGGAGGAAGCGCAGGCAGCCTTGCGTCAGGCCTACAAAATTTTGTTTCGGGAAGGCCTGACGATTCCCAACGCGCTGGCGCGGATTGAAGCCGAGTTGCCTCAATTGCCGGAAGTGCAGCACCTCGTCCAGTTTGTCCGGGCCAGCGGGCGCGGTATCAGCAAGTGA
- a CDS encoding ABC transporter permease subunit — MTFLPIVARELRVAARRRGTYWTRVIAALISICAAGWMLTFSQFGRQPSPSELSRNIFMTLSTFAFIYCLVAGARNTADCLSEEKREGTLGLLFLTDLKGYDVVLGKLAATSLNSFYGLLGIFPVLAIPLLLGGVAGVQFWRMVLVLANTLFLSLAAGMWVSSLVRNERNAVGNTVILILFITGGIPLGGALFDQYVLKWQGEPVYALLPSPAYAFYLASAASFLPSLDPNFWWSLLATHSLSWGLLALASARLPHAWQDNPATVARLRWRERWKQWSYGGPAERKAFRERLMNVNPFFWLAGRDRLKPTYVWAFLGLSAVVWLWGLAELKNDWLEEVTYVMTALFLHSVLKIWVATEACQRLNHDRQSGALELLLSTPLSVSEILRGQLLALRRQFLGPILIVLLADFLFLINLKYESTRTLVFLAGMGMLVADVYTLSWVGMWLGLKAKDANRATGSAVARILILPWVLFYVGGMFLEALQFSTRRFNIQTETTILVWFALGIFINLIFFTRANQGLRRHLRSLATERFEPAQRHVRWWKFRSRRNVSPAPPVITS, encoded by the coding sequence ATGACATTCCTACCGATAGTGGCGCGTGAACTGCGCGTGGCGGCCCGGCGGCGTGGTACTTACTGGACGCGCGTGATCGCGGCGCTGATTTCCATCTGCGCGGCCGGTTGGATGCTGACGTTCTCGCAATTTGGCCGGCAGCCCTCCCCCTCCGAATTAAGCCGGAACATTTTCATGACGCTCTCGACGTTCGCATTCATCTACTGTCTGGTGGCCGGGGCGCGCAACACGGCGGATTGTCTCAGCGAAGAAAAACGCGAGGGCACGCTGGGGTTGTTGTTCCTCACCGACCTGAAAGGTTATGACGTGGTGCTGGGCAAACTGGCGGCCACTTCCTTAAATTCGTTTTACGGACTGTTGGGAATCTTTCCCGTGCTGGCAATTCCGTTGTTGCTGGGCGGTGTGGCCGGCGTCCAATTCTGGCGCATGGTGCTGGTGCTGGCGAACACGCTATTTCTTTCGCTCGCGGCGGGTATGTGGGTCTCCTCCCTGGTGCGCAACGAGCGGAATGCGGTTGGCAACACCGTCATCTTGATTCTGTTCATCACCGGCGGAATTCCATTGGGTGGAGCGCTCTTTGACCAGTATGTCCTGAAATGGCAGGGCGAACCGGTTTATGCCTTGTTGCCCAGCCCGGCTTACGCCTTCTACCTGGCTTCGGCTGCGTCGTTTCTCCCTTCGCTCGATCCCAATTTCTGGTGGTCGTTGCTGGCGACACATTCGTTGAGCTGGGGTTTGCTGGCGCTGGCGAGCGCGCGGCTGCCGCACGCCTGGCAGGACAATCCGGCAACTGTTGCCAGACTGCGCTGGCGGGAACGCTGGAAGCAGTGGAGTTACGGCGGACCCGCCGAACGGAAAGCGTTTCGGGAACGCTTGATGAACGTGAACCCTTTTTTCTGGCTCGCGGGTCGCGACCGTCTGAAGCCAACGTATGTATGGGCCTTTTTGGGACTGTCGGCGGTCGTCTGGTTGTGGGGACTGGCCGAACTGAAAAATGACTGGCTCGAAGAAGTGACCTATGTGATGACGGCGTTGTTCTTGCACTCGGTGTTGAAAATCTGGGTCGCCACGGAAGCCTGCCAACGCCTCAACCACGATCGTCAGAGCGGCGCGCTGGAATTGTTGTTGTCCACTCCGCTGAGCGTGTCCGAAATTCTGCGCGGACAATTGCTGGCTTTGCGAAGACAATTCCTCGGTCCGATCTTGATCGTGCTGCTGGCGGACTTTCTGTTCCTCATAAACTTGAAATATGAAAGCACCCGGACGCTGGTGTTCCTCGCTGGCATGGGAATGCTGGTGGCCGATGTTTACACGTTGAGTTGGGTGGGGATGTGGCTGGGGTTGAAGGCCAAGGACGCCAACCGCGCCACCGGCTCGGCCGTCGCGCGCATTCTGATTCTGCCCTGGGTGTTGTTTTACGTTGGCGGGATGTTTCTGGAGGCGCTCCAGTTTAGTACTCGTCGATTCAACATCCAAACTGAAACGACCATCCTTGTTTGGTTTGCCTTGGGGATTTTCATCAACTTGATATTTTTCACGCGGGCCAATCAAGGATTGCGCCGACATCTTCGCTCGCTCGCCACGGAACGATTCGAGCCGGCTCAACGGCATGTCCGCTGGTGGAAGTTCCGGTCACGCAGAAATGTTTCGCCCGCGCCGCCGGTGATAACGTCATGA
- the rsmI gene encoding 16S rRNA (cytidine(1402)-2'-O)-methyltransferase: protein MTMDKVLPPLTPGTLYLVATPIGNLEDITLRALRTLKECDVVAAEDTRRTGQLLKHYGISKPLLSYFQFNEARRSEEIIARLQRGEKVALVTDAGSPGISDPGERVVRAARAAGLRVEAVPGACALVAALTASGLPTDEFHFIGFLPHKSGQRRKQLEALKSFAGTLVLYESPYRIEKLLGELAGIFPERTVVLARELTKKFEEFLRGTPPELLAIVKKRSLKGEFVVLVAPTS, encoded by the coding sequence ATGACCATGGACAAAGTCCTGCCACCGCTCACACCCGGCACGCTCTACCTCGTCGCCACGCCCATTGGAAATCTCGAAGACATCACGCTGCGCGCGTTGCGGACGTTGAAGGAGTGCGACGTCGTCGCGGCCGAGGACACGCGGCGCACCGGACAACTGCTGAAGCATTACGGCATTTCCAAACCGCTGCTCAGCTACTTTCAGTTCAACGAAGCCCGGCGCAGCGAAGAAATCATCGCTCGCTTGCAGCGCGGCGAGAAGGTGGCGCTGGTGACCGATGCGGGCAGTCCGGGCATCAGCGATCCCGGCGAACGGGTCGTGCGCGCGGCGCGGGCGGCGGGTCTGCGGGTCGAGGCGGTGCCCGGTGCGTGTGCGCTGGTGGCGGCATTGACGGCCAGCGGCCTGCCGACGGATGAATTTCATTTCATCGGTTTTCTCCCGCACAAATCCGGTCAACGCCGCAAGCAACTGGAAGCGTTGAAATCGTTTGCGGGAACGCTGGTGCTCTACGAATCGCCTTACCGGATTGAAAAGCTGTTGGGTGAACTGGCGGGAATCTTTCCGGAGCGAACGGTAGTTTTGGCGCGTGAGTTGACCAAGAAGTTTGAGGAATTCTTGCGCGGCACTCCGCCGGAGCTGTTGGCCATCGTCAAAAAGCGCTCGCTCAAAGGCGAGTTTGTGGTACTCGTCGCGCCCACGTCATGA
- a CDS encoding DUF1501 domain-containing protein produces MSLGAEDASLIDRREFLWRFGGGLGGIALTHLLATEGLLAAEPDSSRALTSATTTGVLKGLHHPAKAKRVVQLFMSGAASQCDTFDYKPALIKRHGEKFDPGEKVELFQSDPGNCMKSPWGWKQYGQSGKWINDLVPHIGSCADDIAFIHSMISKSNVHGPATYMQNTGFVLPGFPHMGAWISYGLGSLNNNLPTFVVLPDPRGFAPGGPANWSSGFLPAAHQGTMIRVGKPNPIFDLFPPDSAKFITPESEKEGLALLQKLNQQHLATRDGDSRLDARIASFELAAKLQLSAPEVMDLSGESDATKKLYGLDEQITGDFGRSCLIARRLLERGVRFVQLWSGADNGFPRRNWDSHEDLARDHLDMATSMDKPTGALIKDLKARGLLDDTIVLWTTEFGRMPCSQGAKGRDHNPFTFTNWLAGGGVKGGVSYGESDEWSYKAVVNPTYCYDVHATILHLLGIDHTKLTFRHNGIDRRLTDVHGHVIGELIAT; encoded by the coding sequence ATGTCATTGGGCGCAGAGGACGCGAGTCTCATCGACCGCCGCGAGTTTCTCTGGCGGTTCGGCGGCGGGTTGGGAGGGATCGCGCTCACGCATCTGCTGGCGACGGAAGGATTGTTGGCTGCGGAACCCGATTCTTCCCGTGCTCTCACGAGCGCGACTACGACCGGTGTGTTGAAGGGCCTGCACCATCCCGCCAAGGCCAAGCGCGTCGTGCAGCTTTTCATGTCCGGTGCCGCCAGCCAGTGCGACACGTTTGACTACAAGCCGGCGCTGATCAAACGCCACGGGGAGAAATTTGATCCGGGCGAAAAAGTGGAACTGTTTCAAAGCGATCCGGGCAATTGCATGAAAAGTCCGTGGGGCTGGAAGCAGTACGGTCAGTCCGGCAAATGGATCAATGACCTCGTGCCGCACATCGGCTCGTGTGCCGACGACATCGCGTTCATCCATTCCATGATCAGCAAGTCAAACGTCCACGGCCCGGCAACCTACATGCAGAACACCGGCTTCGTGCTGCCCGGTTTTCCGCACATGGGCGCGTGGATTTCCTACGGCCTCGGCAGCCTGAACAACAACCTGCCGACGTTCGTTGTGTTGCCCGATCCGCGCGGCTTTGCGCCGGGCGGCCCGGCCAACTGGAGTTCTGGTTTTCTGCCCGCCGCGCATCAAGGCACGATGATCCGCGTCGGCAAACCCAATCCGATTTTTGATCTGTTCCCGCCGGACTCGGCCAAATTCATCACGCCGGAAAGCGAGAAGGAAGGACTGGCGTTGCTGCAAAAATTGAATCAGCAACATCTCGCGACTCGCGACGGTGATTCGCGGCTCGACGCCCGCATCGCTTCCTTCGAACTCGCCGCGAAGCTGCAACTCAGCGCGCCGGAGGTGATGGACCTGTCCGGCGAGTCCGACGCCACGAAAAAACTTTACGGTCTCGATGAACAAATCACCGGAGACTTTGGACGGAGTTGTCTGATCGCCCGACGGCTGCTCGAACGCGGCGTTCGCTTTGTGCAACTTTGGAGCGGCGCGGACAACGGTTTTCCCCGCCGCAACTGGGACAGCCACGAAGACCTGGCCCGCGACCATCTCGACATGGCCACCAGCATGGACAAACCGACCGGCGCTCTCATCAAAGACCTCAAAGCGCGCGGCCTGCTCGACGACACCATCGTGCTGTGGACGACGGAGTTCGGCCGGATGCCGTGCAGCCAGGGCGCGAAAGGGCGCGACCACAATCCATTTACGTTCACCAACTGGCTGGCCGGCGGCGGCGTGAAAGGCGGCGTGAGCTACGGCGAAAGTGACGAATGGTCTTACAAGGCCGTCGTGAACCCGACCTATTGCTACGACGTTCACGCCACGATTTTGCATCTGCTCGGGATCGACCACACGAAGCTGACATTCCGCCACAACGGCATCGACCGCCGACTCACAGACGTTCACGGGCATGTGATCGGGGAATTGATCGCGACTTGA